In the Ursus arctos isolate Adak ecotype North America unplaced genomic scaffold, UrsArc2.0 scaffold_30, whole genome shotgun sequence genome, one interval contains:
- the ECHDC3 gene encoding enoyl-CoA hydratase domain-containing protein 3, mitochondrial isoform X1, whose protein sequence is MAAAGLRAFGTKGPGWLRRSAWAPLSAGFCSRGPAGAGRPELGPRPTSARQRDGIRNIVLSDPNKRNALSLAMLKSLRSDILHEAESKDLKVIIISAKGPVFSSGHDLKELTDERSPDYHAEVFQTCSEVMMLIQNHPVPVIAMVNGLATAAGCQLVASCDIAVASDKSSFATPGVNIGLFCSTPAVALGRAVPRKAHILVILPALQLKLSSVGPPGDACQYQGARTLVSLAYCSPAVCLVPERTEKS, encoded by the exons ATGGCCGCCGCCGGCTTGCGGGCCTTCGGGACAAAGGGGCCCGGCTGGCTCCGACGCAGCGCGTGGGCTCCGCTCTCCGCCGGCTTCTGCAGCAGGGGTCCGGCCGGGGCCGGGCGGCCGGAGCTCGGGCCGCGACCCACCAGCGCGCGGCAGCGGGACGGCATCAG GAACATTGTCTTGAGTGATCCGAACAAGAGGAATGCGCTGTCATTAGCCATGCTGAAATCTCTGCGAAGTGACATTCTTCACGAAGCTGAAAGCAAAGACCTAAAAGTCATCATCATTTCAG CTAAGGGGCCTGTATTTTCTTCTGGGCATGATTTAAAGGAACTGACGGATGAGCGAAGCCCAGATTATCATGCCGAAGTATTTCAGACCTGTTCTGAG gtcatgatgctgATCCAGAACCACCCGGTCCCCGTCATCGCCATGGTGAACGGCTTGGCCACCGCAGCCGGCTGCCAGCTCGTTGCCAGCTGTGACATTGCCGTGGCGAGTGACAAGTCCTCTTTCGCCACGCCAGGTGTgaacatcgggctcttctgctccACCCCTGCAGTGGCCTTGGGGAGAGCGGTGCCGAGAAAG GCACACATTCTTGTCATCTTACCGGCCCTGCAGTTGAAGCTCAGTTCTGTTGGACCACCGGGGGACGCGTGTCAGTATCAGGGGGCTAGGACGCTAGTGTCACTGGCTTATTGTTCGCCAGCAGTCTGTCTTGTTCCAGAAAGGACTGAAAAGAGCTGA
- the ECHDC3 gene encoding enoyl-CoA hydratase domain-containing protein 3, mitochondrial isoform X2, which translates to MAAAGLRAFGTKGPGWLRRSAWAPLSAGFCSRGPAGAGRPELGPRPTSARQRDGIRNIVLSDPNKRNALSLAMLKSLRSDILHEAESKDLKVIIISAKGPVFSSGHDLKELTDERSPDYHAEVFQTCSEVMMLIQNHPVPVIAMVNGLATAAGCQLVASCDIAVASDKSSFATPGVNIGLFCSTPAVALGRAVPRKLLIRGLVMFFPTIISHTIMPGHCEEKRFHLESIRLRSRGELGRCH; encoded by the exons ATGGCCGCCGCCGGCTTGCGGGCCTTCGGGACAAAGGGGCCCGGCTGGCTCCGACGCAGCGCGTGGGCTCCGCTCTCCGCCGGCTTCTGCAGCAGGGGTCCGGCCGGGGCCGGGCGGCCGGAGCTCGGGCCGCGACCCACCAGCGCGCGGCAGCGGGACGGCATCAG GAACATTGTCTTGAGTGATCCGAACAAGAGGAATGCGCTGTCATTAGCCATGCTGAAATCTCTGCGAAGTGACATTCTTCACGAAGCTGAAAGCAAAGACCTAAAAGTCATCATCATTTCAG CTAAGGGGCCTGTATTTTCTTCTGGGCATGATTTAAAGGAACTGACGGATGAGCGAAGCCCAGATTATCATGCCGAAGTATTTCAGACCTGTTCTGAG gtcatgatgctgATCCAGAACCACCCGGTCCCCGTCATCGCCATGGTGAACGGCTTGGCCACCGCAGCCGGCTGCCAGCTCGTTGCCAGCTGTGACATTGCCGTGGCGAGTGACAAGTCCTCTTTCGCCACGCCAGGTGTgaacatcgggctcttctgctccACCCCTGCAGTGGCCTTGGGGAGAGCGGTGCCGAGAAAG CTTCTCATTAGGGGCCTGGTGATGTTCTTTCCGACCATTATTTCGCACACTATCATGCCTGGTCACTGCGAGGAGAAGAGGTTCCACTTAGAATCCATCCGTCTTCGCAGCCGTGGAGAGCTCGGCCGATGCCACTGA